In the Acidimicrobiales bacterium genome, one interval contains:
- a CDS encoding M23 family metallopeptidase: protein MVEARRRAALAERDELHDEVENLLVLQYVFVERVEGDIASSVTPDEQVRASALARYATFGVGNDIDRYRTVLDDLAAAEEELAALRAELDAAVAELENRNDQLNIELEEINRQLDIAEEREAEYQREVSRLEEEERRRIEEERRRREEQRRAELAARRAAEEEARRAAAATSTTTTTTTTTTTTTVAPEEPAGGEPDTGAEPDAGEPDDTGAEPDAGEPDDTGAPDDGAGAPDGGSAGGGFLCPIGGPTTFYDTWGAARSGGRRHKGVDMFATRGTPVVAPVSGTVRHRNNSLGGLSFYLDGDDGNRYYGAHLDSYGADGYVSAGTVVGTVGNTGNARYTSPHLHFEVMLGGSSSVNPTPYVRAACG from the coding sequence GTGGTCGAGGCCAGGCGACGAGCTGCGCTGGCCGAACGAGACGAGCTTCACGACGAGGTCGAAAACCTCCTGGTGCTGCAATACGTGTTCGTCGAGCGGGTCGAGGGCGACATCGCGTCGTCGGTTACCCCCGACGAGCAGGTGAGGGCTTCGGCTCTGGCTCGCTACGCAACCTTTGGTGTGGGCAACGACATCGATCGCTACCGAACCGTTCTGGACGACTTGGCAGCCGCAGAAGAGGAACTCGCGGCGCTGAGGGCCGAGCTGGACGCCGCAGTGGCCGAACTCGAAAACCGCAACGATCAACTCAACATCGAGCTCGAGGAGATCAACCGGCAACTCGACATCGCCGAGGAGCGCGAGGCCGAATACCAACGAGAGGTCTCCAGGCTCGAAGAAGAAGAGCGCCGCCGGATCGAGGAAGAGCGCCGACGTCGCGAAGAGCAGAGGCGAGCCGAGCTGGCGGCTCGACGGGCGGCCGAGGAGGAAGCCCGCCGGGCAGCCGCGGCCACATCGACGACGACCACAACGACCACCACCACGACCACGACAACCGTCGCACCCGAAGAACCGGCAGGAGGCGAACCAGACACCGGCGCCGAGCCCGACGCGGGTGAACCCGACGACACTGGCGCCGAGCCCGACGCGGGTGAACCCGACGACACCGGCGCCCCCGACGACGGCGCAGGTGCCCCCGATGGCGGTTCGGCTGGCGGCGGATTTCTCTGCCCGATCGGCGGCCCGACAACGTTCTACGACACATGGGGTGCGGCCCGCAGCGGGGGCAGACGACACAAGGGTGTCGACATGTTCGCAACCCGGGGCACACCGGTCGTGGCCCCCGTGTCGGGCACCGTGAGGCATCGCAACAACTCTCTCGGCGGGCTGAGCTTCTACCTCGATGGCGACGACGGCAACCGCTACTACGGTGCCCACCTCGATTCGTATGGCGCCGATGGTTACGTATCGGCCGGCACCGTGGTCGGCACCGTGGGCAACACCGGTAATGCCCGCTACACGTCTCCGCACCTACACTTTGAGGTCATGCTCGGAGGCAGCAGCAGCGTCAACCCAACCCCGTACGTGCGGGCCGCTTGTGGCTGA
- a CDS encoding phosphotransferase family protein translates to MAEPNPGPAAASEPTADPRSAERAVQIIQQATGTAPAEVRRLSGGASRTTWMVELGRSGAEPEAGMAVLQVASRPDPPANSDAAVQALVIEAARARGVPVPPVLASSPRVVDPPAGVPIESWLLMSHIEGETIARRILRDDTFSTARTRFTEQCARALARIHSIDDAGVLEVLEPEDALVRYREALDDLGHPSPAFELGFRWLEAQRPQARRQTVVHGDFRLGNVLVGPDGLNAVLDWELAHISSPAEDLGWLCVRAWRFGGPGVVAGMGDIDSLVAAYRDECQTLGVDADVDAQSVRWWMVVGTLKWGIMCVTQAARYLLDTGGTHEHAAIGRRVAENEWDLLELIR, encoded by the coding sequence GTGGCTGAGCCGAACCCCGGGCCAGCGGCCGCGTCCGAACCCACCGCCGATCCGAGGTCGGCAGAGCGCGCTGTTCAGATCATCCAGCAGGCGACGGGGACGGCCCCGGCCGAGGTCAGGCGGCTCAGCGGTGGGGCGTCTCGCACCACCTGGATGGTCGAACTCGGCCGGTCCGGCGCCGAACCCGAGGCTGGCATGGCCGTTCTGCAGGTGGCGTCCAGACCCGACCCGCCCGCCAACTCCGACGCCGCCGTTCAAGCCTTGGTCATAGAGGCAGCGCGCGCCCGCGGCGTGCCGGTGCCGCCTGTGCTCGCCTCTTCTCCACGTGTCGTCGACCCTCCCGCTGGGGTGCCGATCGAGTCGTGGTTGCTGATGAGTCACATCGAGGGGGAAACCATCGCCAGGCGCATCCTGCGCGACGACACATTCTCGACCGCCAGAACACGTTTCACCGAACAGTGCGCCCGGGCCCTCGCCCGCATCCACTCGATCGACGATGCCGGTGTGCTCGAGGTGCTCGAACCCGAAGACGCCCTGGTGCGCTATCGCGAGGCCCTCGACGATCTGGGCCACCCATCGCCGGCTTTCGAACTGGGCTTTCGTTGGCTCGAGGCCCAACGGCCGCAAGCGCGCCGCCAGACGGTCGTGCACGGCGACTTCAGGCTGGGAAATGTGCTGGTTGGGCCCGACGGCCTGAACGCTGTGCTCGACTGGGAGCTCGCCCACATCAGCAGCCCGGCCGAAGACCTCGGATGGCTGTGTGTCAGGGCTTGGCGCTTCGGCGGGCCGGGTGTGGTGGCCGGTATGGGCGACATCGATTCGCTGGTGGCCGCGTACCGCGACGAGTGCCAGACATTGGGCGTCGACGCCGATGTGGACGCCCAATCGGTTCGTTGGTGGATGGTCGTGGGCACCCTCAAGTGGGGCATCATGTGTGTCACCCAGGCGGCGCGTTATCTGCTCGACACGGGCGGGACTCACGAGCACGCCGCCATCGGCCGGCGGGTTGCCGAGAACGAGTGGGATCTGCTGGAGCTGATCAGATGA
- a CDS encoding DUF6285 domain-containing protein: MIESLPEHPDREPFDLPTSDELVGAVRHWIESTLMYELEGATRFHARVAANMLAIVQREIVDGGASVNAHRARLAGLGFESDRDLADAIRRGDLDDKRAEVIEAVMATLADELAIDNPGYAQFSSAGVSAAGDSDG; the protein is encoded by the coding sequence ATGATCGAGTCGTTGCCCGAACACCCCGACCGCGAACCGTTCGACCTTCCGACCTCAGACGAGCTGGTCGGGGCCGTGCGCCATTGGATCGAGTCGACGCTCATGTACGAGCTCGAGGGTGCCACCCGGTTCCACGCCCGGGTCGCGGCCAACATGTTGGCGATAGTGCAGCGCGAGATCGTCGACGGCGGTGCGTCTGTAAACGCCCACCGTGCCCGGCTGGCCGGGCTGGGTTTCGAGTCCGATCGCGATCTGGCCGACGCCATAAGGCGTGGCGACCTCGACGACAAGCGCGCCGAGGTGATCGAGGCGGTCATGGCCACCCTGGCCGACGAGCTGGCGATCGACAACCCCGGGTATGCCCAGTTCTCGTCTGCTGGGGTTTCGGCTGCTGGCGACTCTGACGGCTGA
- a CDS encoding FtsK/SpoIIIE domain-containing protein, translating to MAFTVVVRRGGIGSPVSIEVSSDDATVGDLAAALGAPQSALAIDGRRHDAATPLVDTALYRGCTIEFVLSDDGPDRPGRGSTGTQSGRSLVAVAGPDAGWRCRLSPGANVLGRSPDVELRLEDQSLSGRHARILVDDRGVSVADLGSTNGVRVGGHVVASSPLMPDSVVWAGSGAFRVEDDVVDTAFLSSGDRRLSEGTISFNRPPREAPPTPTAPVEVGQPPAEPSEPVGVLSIAAVVAPLLMAAVLVLVMGDLRFALFAVLSPLGALGGWLENRVRRRRAERRWIGERDHRRQLVVADIEDWVAAERHRRWQVTPTVAEWGRRSTSASSSLWERRPSHPDAMVVALGLATVEAVVPVADQVNVDPDVADLLDVSLVDVPVEVDLATGAADEGPAVIGIVGRPDQARSVARSILCSAASMMGPSDLAIIVACAGDAAPDWSWARWLPHLSDPADQGEVLGSPWYVDGVRAQDALARRIEVPDRRSCRLLVVDGDELVLGRNSAARRLMTGDAAGGGRWSAVVVADREDRLPSACDVVLQIDPSGRARVRWPAQRRNLEGILPSGSTLERSLSIARHLARFDDPDTVDPVAALPAEVPLSRLAGPIDEDTIAGSWARPPRPLVHLGVSAAGPVELDLAADGPHVLVAGTTGAGKSELLRSMVASLALGCSPADLNLILIDYKGGAAFDRAAALPHTVGVVTDLDENLAERALLSLEAELRHRETVLRSHRVGDMGELQRGVLARLVVLVDEFATLANELPEFLDSLVGVAQRGRSLGVHLVLATQRPAGAVNDNIRANTNIRVALRVQDDADSLDIVGVADAARLARSRPGRAVMRIGPDEPVVMQTTRVTGPLLRRIPLKVEVVGSSRDDSVSVSELEALVELAGNMALRMSTLATRRPWLDPLPTGLSDLNLETTTTPDAKHFEVALVDDPANQRQVAGGWGLDQPNLLLVGRAGGGPIDALRSVARKAAAQLAPDTVSLLVVATRSGALGELSALPHTFGFAGPGDEEMLRRILDHCIAELSRRRSAAEAPRLVLLIDDLGSVLGGHDTDLAWLERMDHLLEVLRFGPAVGIHTVAAVERLGAMPAAWQAAFASRWLFEPADELDLHSFLGDARIARRKAPVFVPGRALRDDGLEMQLIQPDTVVVPDWTSSAAVRMRRLPTSVSWHQLDLPSTDNRPWHVPLGLADTDLSQVGIDIHPGEHVLVAGPPRSGVSCALGGLAMALSTSRRVVVVAGSRSPLAELDLPAGSVVVGDVGSAAEALAASGPGAVVVIDDAHAVDDPAGIISSWLADAGPQGPVALVLAGGRADRLRAIYSGWTTEVRRSRLGLLLRPDPDFDGDLLGVRLGRELDRSLPGRGVVVDADGHRAVQALRY from the coding sequence ATGGCTTTCACGGTGGTGGTGCGCCGAGGTGGCATCGGTTCGCCGGTCTCCATCGAGGTTTCATCCGATGATGCAACGGTGGGCGACCTCGCCGCCGCGCTAGGGGCGCCACAGTCGGCGCTGGCCATCGATGGTCGTCGCCACGATGCCGCTACGCCGCTCGTCGACACAGCTCTGTATCGCGGCTGCACGATCGAGTTCGTGCTGTCCGACGATGGTCCTGACCGTCCGGGTCGCGGCTCGACCGGTACACAATCGGGTCGTTCGCTGGTAGCCGTCGCAGGCCCCGACGCCGGGTGGCGTTGTCGCCTGTCGCCCGGCGCCAATGTGTTGGGGCGCAGCCCCGACGTCGAGTTGCGGCTGGAGGATCAGTCGCTGTCTGGGCGCCACGCCCGCATCCTGGTGGACGATCGAGGCGTGTCGGTCGCCGACCTGGGCTCGACCAACGGCGTCAGGGTGGGTGGTCACGTCGTTGCGTCGTCGCCGTTGATGCCAGACAGCGTGGTGTGGGCGGGGTCTGGCGCGTTTCGGGTCGAGGACGATGTGGTCGACACGGCGTTCTTGTCGTCGGGCGACAGACGCTTGAGCGAAGGCACGATCTCGTTCAACCGTCCACCTCGCGAGGCGCCCCCGACGCCGACCGCACCGGTAGAGGTCGGTCAACCACCTGCCGAGCCCTCCGAGCCCGTAGGTGTGCTCAGCATCGCCGCCGTGGTGGCGCCGCTGTTGATGGCGGCCGTGTTGGTGCTGGTGATGGGCGATCTGCGGTTCGCTTTGTTCGCGGTGCTGAGCCCGCTTGGGGCGTTGGGTGGCTGGCTCGAGAACCGGGTGCGCAGGCGGCGAGCCGAGCGGCGCTGGATCGGCGAGCGCGACCACCGGCGCCAACTGGTTGTCGCCGACATCGAAGACTGGGTGGCGGCCGAGCGCCATCGGCGTTGGCAGGTGACGCCCACGGTCGCCGAGTGGGGTCGACGGTCGACCAGCGCTTCGTCGAGCCTGTGGGAGAGGCGTCCGAGCCACCCCGATGCGATGGTGGTGGCGCTCGGGCTGGCCACCGTCGAAGCGGTCGTGCCCGTGGCCGATCAGGTCAACGTCGACCCAGACGTAGCCGACCTTCTCGACGTGTCACTGGTGGACGTCCCGGTCGAGGTCGATCTGGCGACAGGCGCGGCCGACGAAGGCCCGGCTGTCATCGGCATCGTCGGGCGGCCCGATCAAGCCCGCTCGGTTGCCAGGTCGATCCTGTGTTCGGCCGCTTCGATGATGGGGCCCAGCGACCTTGCGATCATCGTCGCGTGCGCGGGCGACGCGGCCCCAGATTGGTCGTGGGCTCGATGGCTGCCCCACTTGTCCGATCCGGCCGACCAGGGCGAGGTTCTGGGTTCGCCCTGGTATGTCGACGGCGTCAGGGCCCAGGACGCCCTGGCTCGCCGTATCGAGGTGCCCGACCGACGAAGTTGTCGCTTGCTGGTGGTCGACGGTGACGAGTTGGTGCTGGGCCGAAACAGCGCAGCCCGACGCCTGATGACCGGCGATGCGGCCGGCGGTGGGCGCTGGAGCGCCGTGGTGGTGGCCGATCGCGAAGACCGCCTGCCCTCGGCCTGCGACGTCGTACTGCAGATCGACCCGTCGGGCCGGGCACGCGTCAGGTGGCCTGCCCAGCGCCGCAATCTCGAAGGGATTCTGCCCAGCGGATCGACACTGGAACGTTCGCTCAGCATCGCCAGGCATCTCGCCCGCTTCGACGATCCTGACACGGTCGATCCGGTTGCCGCTCTGCCGGCCGAGGTGCCGCTTTCTCGGCTGGCCGGACCCATCGACGAGGACACCATCGCAGGCTCTTGGGCCAGACCACCCCGCCCGCTGGTGCACTTGGGTGTTTCAGCAGCGGGCCCTGTCGAGTTGGACCTCGCAGCCGATGGTCCGCACGTTCTGGTAGCGGGCACCACGGGCGCGGGCAAGAGCGAGCTGTTGCGTTCGATGGTCGCGTCGCTTGCGTTGGGCTGCTCGCCCGCCGACCTGAACCTGATCCTCATCGACTACAAGGGCGGTGCGGCCTTCGACCGGGCTGCGGCCCTGCCCCATACGGTCGGTGTGGTGACCGACCTCGACGAGAACCTCGCCGAGAGGGCTTTGTTGTCGTTGGAGGCCGAGCTGCGCCATCGCGAGACCGTCCTGCGAAGTCACCGCGTAGGCGACATGGGCGAGTTGCAGCGTGGTGTGCTGGCCCGACTGGTCGTGCTGGTCGACGAGTTCGCGACCCTCGCCAACGAGTTGCCCGAGTTCCTCGATTCGCTGGTGGGGGTGGCGCAGCGTGGTCGCAGCCTCGGAGTCCACCTGGTGCTTGCCACCCAAAGGCCCGCCGGTGCTGTCAACGACAACATCAGGGCCAACACCAACATCCGCGTAGCGCTGCGGGTGCAAGACGACGCCGACTCGCTCGACATCGTCGGCGTCGCCGACGCGGCCAGGCTGGCCCGCTCCAGGCCCGGCCGAGCCGTCATGCGCATCGGTCCCGACGAGCCGGTGGTGATGCAGACCACCAGGGTTACGGGACCGCTGCTCAGGCGAATTCCCCTGAAGGTCGAGGTCGTGGGCTCTAGTCGCGACGATTCTGTGTCGGTATCGGAGCTGGAGGCCCTGGTCGAGCTCGCCGGCAACATGGCCCTGCGGATGTCGACGCTTGCGACGCGGCGGCCGTGGTTGGATCCGCTGCCCACCGGGCTGTCGGACCTTAACCTCGAGACCACCACAACCCCCGACGCCAAGCACTTCGAAGTGGCGTTGGTCGACGATCCCGCCAATCAGCGCCAGGTCGCGGGCGGCTGGGGATTGGACCAGCCGAATCTGTTGCTGGTGGGCAGAGCGGGCGGCGGGCCCATCGACGCACTCCGCAGCGTCGCACGAAAGGCCGCAGCCCAACTCGCCCCCGACACGGTGAGCCTGCTGGTGGTGGCGACCCGATCGGGCGCCCTGGGCGAGCTGAGCGCATTGCCCCACACGTTCGGTTTCGCGGGCCCTGGCGATGAGGAGATGCTTCGCCGGATTCTCGACCATTGCATCGCCGAGCTGTCGCGTCGCCGGTCGGCGGCCGAGGCGCCTCGCCTTGTCCTGCTGATAGACGACCTGGGTTCGGTGCTCGGAGGTCACGACACAGACCTCGCCTGGCTGGAGCGCATGGACCATCTGCTCGAAGTGCTTCGTTTCGGCCCCGCAGTTGGCATCCACACGGTGGCTGCGGTCGAGCGTTTGGGCGCCATGCCAGCGGCCTGGCAGGCAGCTTTCGCCTCGCGCTGGTTGTTCGAGCCAGCTGACGAGCTGGACCTTCATTCGTTCCTGGGTGACGCACGGATCGCCAGGCGCAAGGCCCCGGTTTTCGTGCCGGGCCGCGCCCTGCGCGACGACGGCCTCGAGATGCAGCTGATCCAGCCAGACACGGTGGTGGTGCCCGACTGGACCTCGTCTGCCGCCGTGCGGATGCGACGGCTGCCCACATCGGTTTCGTGGCATCAGCTCGACTTGCCGTCCACAGACAACCGTCCCTGGCACGTGCCGTTGGGCTTGGCCGACACCGACCTGTCGCAGGTGGGAATCGACATCCACCCCGGCGAGCACGTTCTGGTCGCGGGGCCGCCCCGTTCGGGCGTGTCGTGCGCGCTGGGTGGCCTGGCAATGGCTTTGTCGACCAGCCGCAGGGTCGTCGTGGTCGCAGGTTCCAGGTCTCCTCTGGCCGAGCTGGACCTTCCCGCCGGGTCTGTCGTGGTCGGCGACGTTGGCTCCGCGGCCGAAGCTCTCGCCGCATCGGGGCCGGGTGCGGTGGTTGTGATCGACGATGCCCATGCCGTAGACGACCCGGCGGGCATCATCTCGTCGTGGCTGGCCGATGCGGGGCCACAAGGCCCGGTCGCTCTGGTGTTGGCGGGCGGTCGAGCCGATCGCCTGAGGGCCATCTACTCGGGCTGGACCACCGAGGTTCGGCGCTCGCGGCTGGGGTTGTTGTTGCGCCCAGACCCCGACTTCGACGGCGACCTGCTAGGGGTGCGGCTGGGCCGCGAACTCGACCGATCGTTGCCCGGTAGGGGTGTGGTGGTCGACGCGGACGGTCACAGGGCGGTGCAGGCGCTGCGCTATTGA
- a CDS encoding WXG100 family type VII secretion target: MALGGGTGEISFDHRVASEAAATYRRVAASLEGAVAALAGDVARLGQWQGPARRAFDEPFARTSVDARRLAAELRARARRIEQASSLAAAHNRAVRQALAQTVVGPQAPMAW; this comes from the coding sequence ATGGCCCTGGGTGGCGGCACCGGCGAGATCAGCTTCGACCACCGCGTGGCTTCGGAGGCTGCCGCCACCTACCGCAGGGTTGCCGCTTCACTGGAAGGTGCGGTGGCAGCGCTTGCGGGCGACGTGGCGCGACTGGGCCAGTGGCAGGGCCCAGCGCGGCGAGCATTCGACGAGCCCTTCGCCCGCACCTCGGTCGACGCCAGGCGTCTGGCAGCAGAGTTGAGGGCCAGGGCCCGCCGCATCGAGCAGGCATCGAGCCTGGCGGCCGCCCACAACCGGGCGGTGCGCCAGGCCTTGGCCCAAACGGTGGTTGGGCCTCAGGCGCCCATGGCGTGGTAG